In the Arachis stenosperma cultivar V10309 chromosome 8, arast.V10309.gnm1.PFL2, whole genome shotgun sequence genome, TGCAAGTACACCACCACCTGCATTTAGATGGTAGAGGGTTAAGAGCAACTCATTCTGAAAATATCAGAGAGCAAAAGACAAATCATTGAAGCGAATATGCAactgaaaaaatatatattttggaatttaagCCAATCATTTTGGGAAATGTTGTAGATGAATGACAGATGGAAAGTATAAAAGTATATCATTGACTAACCAATCATAATAGGTGTTCCTTGGGTCTCAAAGTGCAATGCTAGCTCTCGACATTTTTCTGGAAGCTCAGCTCCGGATCTAACGTTGATCACTTTGCATGTGACCTGTTTCAGAAAGAAAACAACCTGGTCAAGTCAAATAATTTATCTAGAACCCAAATAGGTGATTTAGAAAgaggaaacaaaaaaaaaaaggtttgcACTCTGTTCAGATCAGATCAAGTATCTAGATAGCCTTCTTTGCCTAGGGCTCAGCATATGTTGTCCAGTTGGAACAGAAAAACCAAAGGTTAACGTTTAACCAATTACCGTTTAATTAACCTAAAGGTTAATGTTACCAAATACTGTAATAAGGAGAATACTTACGCCAAGAAGTTTGTCCAAAACAAAGCTCAACTCAATGGCACCAATCCAATCCCGTGTCCCAACAAAAGAAGGATCTTTATCACCAATCTCCACAAGTGACTGCTGTATTTCTCTGAGAAAGGTTGCATCTTTGTCAGTCTGAATCATTCGCACAAGTATGACATGCCAAGATTTTTATGTGATATGAATGAATTTTGGCTGGAATAGTGGAtttataaaatctcttcaatgATATATATTTACTACTACATcaaaccgaaaaaaataaagtgcagTATAATTTTAAACCTGAAGAGAAAATACGGAAATAAGCTAAGATTAAATTACTTCTAAGAAATATTAGAATGAAATGACATATCCCCTAGTAACAAAATCCATCCTTAAGATGAGGCAAACTGAAAATACCTATGAGAAGGAACTTCTATAGATGAGTAGTTTTGGAGTCTGAACCATGAAATGATAGTCTGGAGAGAGCGATAAGCACAACCCCATCCCTATAAAATCAAAGTAAGTGATTTAATTTGTGATACTACAAAGAAATAGAGTTAAGAGCCATTTTGCTTTAATTATATTCAATTTCAAGAAGTGATTTACAACTGCATAAGACCAGATTATCTTTGTCTGATAATTTAAAACCAGTTACTCAGCAATTACAAATGGAGTGTATTTGGTTATGTCATTGCAATAAAGGCCAACATGAAAAAGAAGACATGTAATTTCAAAACCATTGGGAAGCAGAAAGATGGAAATTACCGAATCATTAAAACCATCCTGAAGATAATGAAAGTATTCATAGGAACCTTGAACAAGAGAAACACTTCCCCCAGAAACTGCATAAACCATAACATTTTCAGATGAGTCGAGAAAAATTACATTGAGACACAGAGCAAAATAGCACTTACCCCCACTGTTTGGAATCCCAATGTGTACATCCCTGAGTAAAGTTGAACCTAATATTACGAAAAGAATATTAAGTAACTGAAGGCATAAAACAGAGGAAAGTATAGGAgttattactaaaaaataaacaatGGAAATGCAGATGCAATCATAATTCTCAGTACCTATAAAgcattacaaaataaataaataaattagatCTACTTATTACCCTTTTGTTGAGAGCCAAGACCAccatttttcaattttgaaaaatccaagGCGTTAGCAATTCTCAGAAGGGGTCGATCAAAAGGTAATCCCAACCTTGTGTGTAAGGATCTCCTAACTTCAACTGCAGAGAGTAAAATATTTCATATAACAGAGATGCATGATAAGATCATAATGATAAACAGGAAAAGTCTGGAGATAGAATACATAAATTCTTCTATGAAACTTAACAACAGCAGACAAAATAGCCTTGTGATAGTATTTTCTAAAAGAGACAGGTAAATGTTAAAAGAAATATCCTATCCATGCCAGATTACAGAAGCATACCTTGCTTCATTTCTGTCTCCCCGAAACTCAGTTCATAGAAAACAGTAATTGGATGCAGAACATGAGGAGGACTGAAGTGATAAGGTTTTATCTGACAACTCAAAAAAACTTGTTAgtcaataaaaaagaaaagtatgtaTTAAATACAcgtgaaaataaaattttgaagtATAAAAATTAGCAAAATAGATAACTATAAAAAGAAAACCAGAAATTATGTTGACGTATTATCCACAAAAGTAAAATCAATATCAATATTCTTTCATAAATTGCATCTGAAATATCCCACTAGCACAGACAAGCATTTGCAGAAGAAAGATCtgttttttttaatcatatcttgaTCTACTATAACATAATATCTGTTGGGAAATTTCAGACACATTGGTATCTCTTAGCACTTATACATATATATCCAAATATGCAATTACTAATGCTGTCATCACTCAtacaaacaacaacaataacaaaacCTTATCCCACTGGGTGGGGCATCATCACTCATAAATAAATGAGAATCCGGTAACCCATTAATCATTGTCATGACCTTATTTAGAGCTCATAAACCATTCCAAAACAATAAAACCAATTTCTAATGAAATCTTATGAAAAAGTCAGACAAGCACAATTACACATAATCctggtgcatcatacaggacaGAAAAATGAATATGTACCTCTACATCCATTAACCATAGGAATATGTTCTTGCGAAATGTTTAGACTCAAGGTGGAATGAAAAACCAAGCTGCCTATATGAATGCATTGCCTCACCTGAGGGTGTTGTCCCAAAAGGTTAGGCAACATTGAATTCTGCAATGCATTTAACTGATCAGCTAAACCAGGGATGATTAATCTTGAAACTGCATGCCTCAAGGGTAGCTTCTTAGAAGCATAGCAGAGTACATCTAGTTTAATATCCACAACAAGGAGCCTGGCTTCATCCTGGGCTGAAGGTAATAATTCAACTTCAGttaaaaaaataccaaaaaaaaaaacatgctAACATATAGGATATAGGACATCAATTTGACCCAAACTCCTGATTCCTGACCTGGAATGTACTCTGCAACAGGCACAGCAGACGCTGATGATGGCCCTAAGCTGTTAAAGAGAACACTAACTTGGATGGTATCTGCATtctaagaagaagaaaatatcacAAAATGGATGATTGAAGTCATTTCACAAATTCACAATGCGCATGATTCATGGTAGCAggccaaaaaaaataaataaccactaaaaataaatcacaaatacTATCATATAACATCAGCAGCAATTAAACAATTAAAACGAAGAATATCATAATCAACAATTTTACCTCCACAGAAAATGCTGACGATCCTTTACTGATGACAGAAAAGTATGAACACGGTAGAGAATTCACATCAAAATTATCACCACCCTCAGCCAA is a window encoding:
- the LOC130943309 gene encoding probable Ufm1-specific protease isoform X2, giving the protein MAAHSNRRVTLLCRPTKHLSSGSDPKTYWLVGSPFLPPLTVASLLLRLSSDDLHKESAELRTLIPKGFEVIGALAYGADADADAQAAVHAARRLRKLLYGEEEGDNRPVIGAVTAGSGELKFFVSESGKSNSLEEVDSVVEEEHSEKYVWENGCLVRCELPIKLPVYYPLKNTSDVEKAFVRAIEAVVAKLRDSQAVYMLEALNKTSMDLPAPIVIRGGHLDFRADLSNIRPLAEGGDNFDVNSLPCSYFSVISKGSSAFSVENADTIQVSVLFNSLGPSSASAVPVAEYIPAQDEARLLVVDIKLDVLCYASKKLPLRHAVSRLIIPGLADQLNALQNSMLPNLLGQHPQIKPYHFSPPHVLHPITVFYELSFGETEMKQVEVRRSLHTRLGLPFDRPLLRIANALDFSKLKNGGLGSQQKGSTLLRDVHIGIPNSGVSGGSVSLVQGSYEYFHYLQDGFNDSGWGCAYRSLQTIISWFRLQNYSSIEVPSHREIQQSLVEIGDKDPSFVGTRDWIGAIELSFVLDKLLGVTCKVINVRSGAELPEKCRELALHFETQGTPIMIGGGVLAYTLLGVDYNEASGDCAFLILDPHYTGTDDLKKIVNGGWCGWKKAVDSKGKNFFLHDKFYNLLLPQRPNMV
- the LOC130943309 gene encoding probable Ufm1-specific protease isoform X1, with protein sequence MAAHSNRRVTLLCRPTKHLSSGSDPKTYWLVGSPFLPPLTVASLLLRLSSDDLHKESAELRTLIPKGFEVIGALAYGADADADAQAAVHAARRLRKLLYGEEEGDNRPVIGAVTAGSGELKFFVSESGKSNSLEEVDSVVEEEHSEKYVWENGCLVRCELPIKLPVYYPLKNTSDVEKAFVRAIEAVVAKLRDSQAVYMLEALNKTSMDLPAPIVIRGGHLDFRADLSNIRPLAEGGDNFDVNSLPCSYFSVISKGSSAFSVENADTIQVSVLFNSLGPSSASAVPVAEYIPAQDEARLLVVDIKLDVLCYASKKLPLRHAVSRLIIPGLADQLNALQNSMLPNLLGQHPQIKPYHFSPPHVLHPITVFYELSFGETEMKQVEVRRSLHTRLGLPFDRPLLRIANALDFSKLKNGGLGSQQKGSTLLRDVHIGIPNSGGKCYFALCLNVIFLDSSENVMVYAVSGGSVSLVQGSYEYFHYLQDGFNDSGWGCAYRSLQTIISWFRLQNYSSIEVPSHREIQQSLVEIGDKDPSFVGTRDWIGAIELSFVLDKLLGVTCKVINVRSGAELPEKCRELALHFETQGTPIMIGGGVLAYTLLGVDYNEASGDCAFLILDPHYTGTDDLKKIVNGGWCGWKKAVDSKGKNFFLHDKFYNLLLPQRPNMV